A genome region from Oceanispirochaeta sp. M1 includes the following:
- a CDS encoding HTH domain-containing protein, giving the protein MVNDKKSTKQKILDQLKESPSWLSGEEISLNIGVSRVAVWKQIKSLLEQGYPVESSSRGYRMTAEGDYFTDLEFSSDKDILFYNELNSTMDEAVRQIGLQPAESRTFTILAEHQSAGINRTDGLWDSPSGGIYMTFVIRDSLPLASVKLMKQKGILTALQTLTALEGVQQEALSYSEEGGLFLNDRKIGGLLDEYQVRADKLLWYALGLGIHLNDSPPLPLTSVKMHCGREINRVSIIKNLKHDWELSRTADNKEIIEKLENNYVKK; this is encoded by the coding sequence ATGGTTAACGATAAAAAAAGCACAAAACAGAAGATACTTGATCAGTTAAAAGAATCGCCCTCCTGGCTTTCAGGAGAAGAAATCAGCTTGAACATCGGCGTAAGCCGGGTGGCCGTATGGAAACAGATCAAGTCACTCCTTGAACAGGGATATCCTGTGGAATCCAGCTCCCGGGGTTACAGAATGACAGCAGAGGGAGATTACTTCACAGACCTGGAGTTCAGCAGTGATAAGGATATTCTGTTTTATAATGAGCTTAACTCAACCATGGATGAAGCAGTCAGACAGATAGGACTGCAGCCTGCGGAAAGCAGAACATTCACAATACTGGCCGAGCACCAGAGTGCCGGAATCAACAGAACTGATGGTCTCTGGGATTCTCCCAGCGGCGGAATCTATATGACCTTTGTAATAAGAGACAGTCTGCCTCTGGCGTCTGTAAAGCTTATGAAACAGAAGGGTATTCTGACAGCACTCCAAACCCTCACGGCCCTTGAAGGGGTACAGCAGGAGGCCCTCTCCTACTCAGAAGAAGGTGGACTGTTCCTGAACGATCGGAAGATCGGAGGACTCCTTGATGAGTATCAGGTAAGAGCTGATAAGCTTCTCTGGTATGCTCTGGGCCTTGGAATCCACCTCAACGACTCTCCCCCTCTGCCGTTGACTTCGGTAAAAATGCACTGCGGCAGGGAAATTAACCGTGTATCAATTATTAAAAATCTGAAACATGACTGGGAATTATCCCGGACAGCAGATAATAAAGAAATTATAGAAAAGTTGGAGAATAATTATGTCAAAAAATAA
- the recO gene encoding DNA repair protein RecO, whose protein sequence is MNRHIKENYIPLKASDLGESHKLVLVLTPEQGLIRAAVFGAKGKKGGPKRILIQPFSLCRGDFYYDPVKKLWRLDEGESLESRDSFHLYLNRYYAALFWADLIIQSHAGGGSRDFFLMSRDYFKSLDDAEDTQIPRIFLKALWGYLEFEGIRPDLSTCSRCGRKAPARKAVCYSSEGQTVCSDCRMNTLPVLSARGRSMLESGFESGEELDPHTAEELSSYLLSVLKSLFRIKMDKNSLKIILK, encoded by the coding sequence ATGAATCGTCATATTAAAGAAAATTACATCCCTCTAAAAGCCTCCGACCTTGGAGAGAGCCATAAACTGGTTCTGGTTCTGACTCCCGAACAGGGGTTGATCAGAGCTGCTGTTTTCGGCGCAAAGGGGAAAAAAGGCGGGCCCAAACGGATATTAATTCAGCCCTTTTCTCTCTGCCGGGGAGATTTCTATTACGATCCCGTTAAAAAGCTATGGCGTCTGGATGAGGGAGAATCTCTTGAGAGCCGCGACTCCTTTCATCTGTATCTGAACAGATATTATGCCGCTCTGTTCTGGGCCGATCTGATTATTCAGAGTCATGCCGGCGGAGGCAGCCGTGATTTCTTTCTTATGTCCCGGGATTATTTCAAATCACTTGATGATGCTGAAGATACTCAGATTCCACGGATTTTCCTGAAGGCTCTCTGGGGTTATCTGGAATTTGAAGGAATTCGTCCAGATCTTTCCACTTGTTCCCGCTGCGGCAGAAAGGCCCCGGCCAGAAAGGCAGTCTGCTATTCCTCTGAGGGACAGACTGTCTGCTCGGACTGCAGGATGAATACGCTGCCGGTTCTCAGTGCCCGGGGGCGGAGTATGCTGGAGTCGGGTTTTGAGTCCGGTGAAGAACTGGACCCTCATACCGCAGAAGAGCTCTCTTCATACCTCCTCTCCGTATTGAAATCATTATTCCGTATAAAGATGGATAAAAATTCGTTAAAAATTATTCTGAAATAA
- the lon gene encoding endopeptidase La, whose protein sequence is MSEKEIIVAEQALPNKLFIVPLLGKPIFPGIFTPIMITSNDDIDIVNQAMDNDKVIGLILLKEEDENATGPEDIYQVGTAAKIVKKINLPDGGVNIFISTVKRFKIRKFFTSDAPLIAAVEYLDDIIESEQKDELKALTRSVISEMKQISEDNPLFSEEMRLNMVNIDNPGKIADFITSILNIDRKQQQLILEQLDVRARMEQVLVYIKKEQDLLRIQKKIATQINEKIEKSQREYFLREEIKAIKKELGEPVDSKSSEYLKFKEMLDKLDFEGEIKEQVDREMEKFSLMDPSSSEYIVTRNYLETIVNLPWEDPEPDVIDIVKGEKILNQDHYGLEDIKERIIEYLAVRKLKADTKGSIIVLVGPPGVGKTSIGKSIARALGREFFRFSVGGMRDEAEIKGHRRTYVGAMPGKIIQGLKIVKNKAPVFMIDEIDKLGQSYQGDPSSALLEVLDPEQNIAFRDHYLDLPYDLSHILFIATANTLDSIPRPLLDRMEIIRLSGYITDEKIEIAKRYLIPKSLKKHGLKKGQIIYNKTALRSIVDGYAREAGVRTFEKSLDKIHRKAARKIVMGTEELPIRITTVNLEDYLKKPIFRDDEIKKVTLPGMSVGLAWTSMGGDTLIIEAISVPGKGGLQLTGQMGDVMKESASIAYSHVKQIAAEYGIKQEFFEKNVIHLHIPEGATPKDGPSAGITMATALLSLAMGKVMKKNLAMTGELSLTGKVLPIGGLKEKTIAARRNKMKEIIIPKQNERDLDEIPEHIRKGIKFYPVETIKDVLKIVF, encoded by the coding sequence ATGTCAGAAAAAGAGATTATTGTTGCGGAACAGGCATTGCCAAATAAATTATTCATAGTGCCCCTCCTTGGAAAACCAATTTTCCCGGGAATCTTCACTCCCATCATGATCACCTCCAATGATGATATTGATATTGTGAATCAGGCCATGGATAACGATAAGGTCATCGGTCTTATTCTTTTAAAAGAGGAAGATGAGAATGCCACGGGTCCCGAAGATATCTACCAGGTGGGAACAGCCGCAAAAATAGTTAAGAAAATTAACCTGCCCGACGGCGGGGTCAATATATTTATCTCCACAGTAAAGCGCTTTAAGATCAGAAAATTTTTCACAAGCGATGCCCCTCTGATTGCAGCGGTGGAATATCTGGACGACATCATCGAAAGCGAACAGAAAGATGAGCTCAAGGCTCTGACCCGCTCAGTCATTTCAGAGATGAAGCAGATATCAGAAGACAATCCTCTCTTCTCAGAAGAGATGCGTCTGAATATGGTAAATATCGATAATCCCGGTAAGATTGCCGACTTTATCACCTCCATACTTAATATTGACAGAAAACAGCAGCAGCTGATTCTGGAACAGCTCGATGTAAGAGCCAGAATGGAACAGGTTCTGGTCTACATCAAGAAAGAGCAGGATCTCCTCAGAATTCAGAAAAAGATAGCCACACAGATCAACGAAAAGATCGAAAAGAGCCAGAGAGAATATTTCCTGAGGGAAGAGATCAAGGCCATTAAAAAAGAACTGGGCGAACCGGTGGATTCCAAATCCAGCGAATACCTCAAGTTCAAGGAGATGCTGGATAAACTTGACTTCGAAGGTGAAATCAAGGAGCAGGTGGACCGGGAAATGGAGAAATTTTCTCTGATGGACCCCTCCTCTTCAGAATATATTGTCACCAGAAACTATCTTGAAACCATTGTAAATCTCCCCTGGGAAGATCCCGAACCCGATGTCATCGATATAGTAAAGGGTGAAAAGATTCTGAACCAGGACCACTACGGTCTGGAAGATATTAAAGAGAGAATTATTGAATACCTTGCAGTAAGGAAACTTAAAGCAGATACCAAAGGGTCGATAATCGTACTGGTGGGACCTCCGGGAGTCGGTAAGACTTCAATCGGTAAATCTATAGCCAGGGCTCTGGGAAGAGAATTCTTCCGTTTCTCCGTAGGTGGAATGAGGGATGAAGCCGAAATAAAGGGTCACCGCCGTACATATGTGGGCGCCATGCCCGGTAAAATTATTCAGGGATTGAAGATTGTCAAAAACAAGGCCCCTGTATTTATGATCGATGAGATAGACAAACTGGGACAATCCTATCAGGGAGATCCTTCATCGGCTCTACTGGAAGTACTGGACCCCGAGCAGAATATAGCCTTCCGTGATCATTACCTCGACCTCCCTTACGATCTGTCCCACATACTTTTTATTGCCACAGCCAATACTCTGGACTCCATTCCCCGTCCCCTTCTGGACAGAATGGAGATAATCAGACTCTCGGGATATATCACTGATGAGAAGATTGAGATTGCCAAAAGATACCTGATCCCTAAGTCCCTGAAAAAACATGGTCTTAAAAAGGGTCAGATAATCTATAACAAAACAGCACTGAGAAGCATTGTGGACGGTTATGCCCGGGAAGCAGGTGTAAGAACATTTGAAAAATCCCTTGATAAGATTCATCGTAAGGCTGCCCGGAAAATAGTAATGGGGACAGAAGAACTCCCCATCCGTATAACAACAGTCAATCTGGAAGATTATCTGAAGAAACCGATTTTCAGAGATGATGAGATTAAAAAAGTAACCCTACCCGGTATGTCGGTGGGCCTTGCCTGGACAAGTATGGGCGGAGATACCCTGATCATCGAAGCCATCAGTGTCCCCGGTAAGGGAGGCCTTCAGCTGACAGGTCAGATGGGGGATGTAATGAAAGAATCCGCCAGCATCGCGTACAGCCATGTAAAACAGATTGCAGCTGAATACGGGATAAAACAGGAGTTCTTTGAAAAGAATGTCATCCACCTCCATATACCAGAAGGTGCCACACCAAAGGATGGTCCCTCTGCCGGAATAACCATGGCAACCGCACTGTTGTCACTGGCTATGGGTAAGGTGATGAAGAAGAACCTGGCCATGACAGGCGAGCTGTCACTGACCGGTAAGGTTCTGCCCATCGGCGGACTGAAAGAGAAAACAATTGCTGCAAGGCGCAACAAGATGAAGGAAATTATCATTCCCAAACAGAATGAGAGGGACCTTGATGAGATTCCCGAACATATCCGTAAAGGGATTAAATTCTATCCCGTGGAAACCATTAAAGACGTTCTGAAAATAGTCTTCTAA
- a CDS encoding YfcC family protein: protein MSTESAETEERGKDDSMLKIGLKPFLTAFAILFALIIFSGFLTLWIPAGNYDRVFEEGRQKVVADSFTYISSVDYPVWRWFTSPIEVIWGDNWLMVLVLSLFMIFLGGSFTVLEKGGVMQEMLAVAVRKFKNRKYTLMAVMIFVMMFLAAFVGVYEGLVPLIVIIVPLALALGWDSLTGLGMSLLALSFGFAAAVTNPFTIAVAQKLSDLPLFSGAWFRIIFFIVIYFLCFFSVKKYAMKIEKNPELSPVYEADKVVRNKFSPEKILEAGNEANPAQVKAALFFGICLGIAIVFMILAGLIPAIPSDAAFPTVALLFLIGGAGAGIIVGYKGTELLKILISGALNMLPGIILILMAMSVPHIMTRGKVMDTILYHASEIISGTNPYLAAFYIYVLTLFLNFFISSASAKAFLVMPIIAPLADLVGLTRQTAVFAFDLGDGFSNMIFPTNALLLIGLSFTVVSYPKWLKWTWKMQVSIALFSMVFLMIAVGIGFGPF, encoded by the coding sequence ATGAGCACAGAAAGCGCAGAGACAGAAGAAAGAGGGAAAGATGATTCCATGCTGAAAATTGGCCTGAAACCTTTTTTAACGGCCTTTGCAATCCTCTTCGCCCTGATTATTTTTTCAGGATTCCTGACACTGTGGATTCCTGCGGGAAACTATGACAGGGTATTTGAAGAGGGCAGACAAAAGGTTGTTGCCGATTCTTTCACTTATATCTCATCCGTAGATTATCCGGTATGGCGCTGGTTTACATCTCCCATAGAAGTTATCTGGGGAGATAACTGGCTTATGGTTCTGGTTCTTTCACTCTTTATGATTTTCCTGGGAGGATCATTTACGGTTCTGGAAAAAGGCGGTGTCATGCAGGAAATGCTTGCTGTGGCCGTCCGGAAGTTTAAAAACAGAAAATACACCCTAATGGCGGTAATGATCTTTGTGATGATGTTTCTTGCTGCCTTCGTGGGAGTCTATGAGGGACTGGTTCCTCTGATCGTTATCATTGTCCCCCTGGCTCTGGCTCTGGGATGGGACTCCCTTACCGGTCTGGGAATGAGTCTCCTTGCCCTCAGCTTCGGTTTTGCTGCTGCCGTTACGAATCCCTTCACAATCGCCGTTGCACAGAAGCTTTCAGACCTGCCCCTCTTCTCCGGAGCCTGGTTCAGAATAATCTTTTTTATCGTTATCTACTTCCTCTGCTTCTTCTCTGTGAAGAAATACGCAATGAAGATAGAGAAGAACCCCGAACTCTCTCCGGTATACGAAGCCGACAAGGTGGTCAGGAATAAATTTTCACCTGAAAAAATTCTGGAAGCCGGTAATGAGGCTAATCCTGCCCAGGTTAAAGCAGCTCTCTTCTTCGGGATATGTCTTGGAATCGCTATCGTATTTATGATTCTGGCCGGACTGATCCCGGCCATCCCCTCTGATGCCGCCTTCCCCACTGTTGCCCTTCTCTTTCTTATCGGAGGAGCCGGAGCGGGGATTATCGTTGGATACAAGGGGACAGAACTGCTGAAAATACTCATTTCGGGAGCTCTGAATATGCTTCCCGGTATCATTCTTATTCTAATGGCAATGAGTGTCCCACACATAATGACCCGGGGAAAGGTGATGGACACCATCCTCTATCATGCCAGTGAAATAATCAGCGGAACAAATCCCTACCTTGCCGCTTTCTATATCTATGTTCTGACCCTGTTCCTTAACTTCTTTATCAGCAGTGCATCGGCCAAGGCATTCCTGGTAATGCCCATTATCGCACCCCTTGCAGATCTTGTGGGTCTGACAAGACAGACTGCTGTTTTTGCTTTTGATCTGGGAGACGGATTCTCCAATATGATCTTTCCCACAAATGCGCTCCTTCTGATCGGACTCAGTTTTACTGTTGTCAGCTATCCCAAATGGTTGAAATGGACCTGGAAGATGCAGGTCTCCATCGCACTCTTTTCCATGGTATTTCTGATGATAGCGGTGGGAATCGGTTTCGGTCCCTTCTAA
- a CDS encoding M20/M25/M40 family metallo-hydrolase, producing the protein MPLIIIILFFLILFIPYLVQKSGSSHPQRPPAEFESGDFPEKLAQLIRIPTVSWTDSEKVDESSLKEFQDTLVKLFPLVHEKMERETPDPYQIMYKWPGKDADKEPVLFLAHYDVVPAEEEGGESWKKPPFSGLIEDGVLWGRGTLDIKSQLGMMMEASERLLKEGFQPERSLYFAFGGDEEVAGARGATKMSAYFKSKGLKFAMVMDEGGVIAENMLSFLGDKPVGLIGLAEKGFVTFKLTAHGDSGHSSMPPAEGTVVTRLARGITRIEKRRQPSLLTTQIKGMLKSFVPHVPLPLGVVFANLWLFNPLIRLIFAGSRTTDSLIRSTQAFTVARAGEQENIIPGEASCMVNHRIVPGDTIEALKKRHEKKLKGLNIKIEDAGNWPSNNPIEPVHGENRGYNWVKETLAETHPEVIPAPFLVNGSTDSKYYRDLTGQIIRFTPLILSKESINSIHGVNEKVSLENLNRALGFYYKLIKKL; encoded by the coding sequence ATGCCCCTAATAATTATTATTCTCTTTTTTCTTATTCTTTTCATACCATATTTAGTACAAAAATCAGGAAGCTCTCATCCTCAGAGACCTCCTGCAGAGTTTGAGTCGGGGGATTTCCCTGAAAAACTGGCCCAGCTGATACGCATCCCCACTGTATCCTGGACTGATTCAGAAAAAGTAGATGAATCCTCCCTGAAGGAATTTCAGGACACACTGGTAAAACTCTTTCCTCTTGTTCATGAAAAGATGGAGAGAGAAACACCCGATCCTTATCAGATAATGTATAAATGGCCCGGAAAAGATGCTGATAAAGAACCTGTACTGTTTCTTGCCCACTACGATGTAGTGCCAGCCGAAGAAGAGGGTGGTGAAAGCTGGAAAAAGCCCCCCTTCAGCGGACTTATCGAAGACGGTGTACTCTGGGGCCGGGGAACTCTTGATATTAAATCCCAGCTTGGAATGATGATGGAAGCAAGTGAAAGGCTGTTGAAAGAGGGTTTTCAACCTGAACGCTCACTCTATTTTGCCTTTGGGGGAGATGAAGAGGTTGCCGGAGCAAGAGGGGCTACAAAAATGTCGGCCTATTTCAAAAGCAAGGGGCTGAAATTTGCAATGGTCATGGACGAAGGCGGAGTGATAGCAGAAAACATGCTCAGCTTTCTCGGTGATAAACCCGTTGGTCTGATCGGTCTGGCCGAAAAAGGATTTGTCACCTTCAAACTGACTGCCCACGGAGACAGCGGTCATTCATCCATGCCCCCTGCGGAGGGAACCGTTGTCACCCGATTAGCCAGGGGAATTACCCGTATCGAAAAGAGAAGACAACCCTCACTGCTTACTACCCAGATAAAGGGGATGCTGAAAAGCTTCGTTCCCCATGTACCCCTCCCACTGGGTGTTGTGTTTGCCAATCTATGGCTCTTCAATCCCCTGATTCGCCTTATTTTTGCAGGCAGCAGAACAACAGACAGTCTGATCCGCTCCACCCAGGCCTTTACGGTCGCCAGGGCAGGAGAACAGGAAAATATCATACCAGGAGAAGCCAGCTGTATGGTAAACCACAGGATAGTTCCCGGAGACACAATTGAAGCCCTCAAAAAAAGACATGAGAAAAAACTGAAGGGTCTGAATATAAAGATCGAAGATGCAGGAAACTGGCCCTCAAACAATCCTATAGAGCCGGTTCATGGTGAGAACAGGGGATATAACTGGGTAAAGGAGACTCTGGCTGAAACTCACCCGGAAGTTATTCCGGCACCCTTTCTGGTCAATGGTTCCACCGACTCAAAATACTACAGAGATCTGACTGGTCAGATTATCCGTTTTACCCCGCTGATTCTCAGCAAAGAGAGTATAAATTCCATCCATGGAGTAAATGAGAAAGTCAGTTTGGAAAATCTGAACAGAGCTCTAGGCTTTTATTACAAACTCATTAAAAAGCTATAG
- a CDS encoding plasmid pRiA4b ORF-3 family protein — MEEKKLNQLNEYLKSMDLPFQFPLVEALIRNSLAARSGDAEDITARLYKLSDSVPPGEEASLLFEQLIFDLFKEQKTAFDRNDDELISPMRERLMTLLDRWTLLTDFLHDDKQAEIRGREEIVREMDELLNFSQGLLNRVNHPADEDGESLGELDFLTQQSEEVLIRIMEKIDEILNPPQAHEHPDGKESILTLKVSLPDLSRPVWRRIKVSGQITLAQFHLVLQKTMGWWDLYGHQFEQAGRFWGKDDDEKKEIEDEGGCLVQTLLEEEDDLLHYYYDLPEGWHHKIYVESVSETAATAPETRGFILECLDGAGACPPEDCGGPEGFRMLLASLKDDASSDLKADFAWVGDFNPDVFSVIEVNKELKTLL, encoded by the coding sequence ATGGAAGAAAAAAAATTAAATCAACTCAATGAATATCTCAAATCAATGGATCTGCCCTTTCAGTTTCCCCTGGTGGAGGCACTCATCAGAAACAGCCTGGCAGCCAGGAGTGGAGATGCCGAAGATATTACTGCCAGACTCTATAAACTATCCGATTCGGTTCCTCCCGGAGAGGAGGCCTCACTCCTTTTCGAGCAGCTGATCTTTGACCTTTTTAAAGAACAGAAAACTGCTTTTGATCGGAATGATGATGAACTGATTTCTCCTATGAGAGAGCGGCTTATGACTCTCCTTGACCGCTGGACCCTCCTTACGGATTTTCTCCATGATGATAAACAGGCAGAAATAAGAGGGCGGGAAGAGATTGTAAGAGAGATGGATGAACTTCTTAACTTCAGCCAGGGACTGCTGAACCGGGTGAATCATCCTGCTGATGAGGATGGAGAATCCCTTGGTGAACTGGACTTTCTTACTCAGCAGAGCGAAGAGGTTCTGATCCGGATTATGGAAAAAATTGACGAGATACTGAATCCTCCCCAGGCTCATGAACATCCCGACGGAAAAGAATCCATACTGACTCTCAAGGTCAGCCTCCCTGATCTTTCCCGCCCCGTATGGCGCCGGATTAAAGTTTCGGGGCAGATAACTCTGGCTCAGTTTCATCTGGTTCTGCAAAAGACAATGGGCTGGTGGGATCTTTACGGCCATCAGTTTGAACAGGCCGGCCGGTTCTGGGGAAAGGATGATGATGAGAAAAAAGAGATAGAAGATGAGGGGGGTTGTCTGGTGCAGACTCTTCTTGAAGAGGAGGATGATCTTCTTCACTACTATTATGATCTTCCCGAAGGTTGGCACCATAAAATTTATGTTGAATCTGTAAGCGAGACTGCAGCCACCGCCCCTGAGACCAGAGGATTTATTCTGGAATGCCTGGACGGCGCCGGGGCCTGTCCTCCCGAAGACTGCGGAGGTCCTGAAGGATTCAGGATGCTGCTGGCCTCCTTGAAAGATGATGCCTCTTCCGATCTTAAGGCTGACTTTGCCTGGGTGGGAGACTTTAATCCCGATGTTTTCTCAGTGATTGAGGTTAATAAAGAGCTGAAAACACTGCTTTGA
- a CDS encoding tocopherol cyclase family protein has protein sequence MKTILNPSAFKGNLNKKRYFEGWYLKHVSADNSSIYSFIPGISLSPGDRHCFIQVINGITGQTWYISYPLELFKADKKTFNVQVGDSFFSADSSTVNIDSPQLKISGTIHYKDASLYPRSLTHPGIMGWFSFIPGMECRHDVLSMSHYMSGDLEVNGGKISFDGGKGYIEKDWGWNFPRQYSWIHCNHFDDGDTSFLVAIATIPLGPFKFTGFLGFFSWNGVHRVFGTWNRWKVKDISFGDTLNGRIELKGGDESIVCRVEGKPGGALKAPEHGAMSKVIKESINSVIYLEYHDASGGIHEFRGTPAAFERRD, from the coding sequence ATGAAAACAATTCTGAATCCTTCCGCCTTTAAGGGGAATTTAAATAAGAAGAGATATTTTGAAGGCTGGTATCTCAAGCATGTCTCTGCAGATAACAGCAGTATTTATTCCTTTATACCGGGTATTTCACTCTCCCCGGGAGACAGACACTGTTTTATACAGGTTATCAATGGAATTACAGGGCAGACCTGGTACATCTCCTACCCTTTAGAATTATTCAAGGCTGATAAAAAGACATTTAATGTGCAGGTGGGAGACTCCTTTTTTTCCGCCGATTCCAGTACTGTCAATATTGACAGCCCTCAGCTGAAAATATCCGGTACCATCCATTACAAAGATGCATCCCTCTATCCCCGTAGTCTGACTCATCCCGGTATTATGGGATGGTTTTCTTTTATTCCGGGTATGGAGTGTCGTCATGATGTTCTTTCCATGAGTCATTATATGTCAGGAGACCTGGAAGTTAATGGAGGGAAAATCTCTTTTGACGGGGGTAAGGGATATATTGAGAAAGACTGGGGATGGAATTTTCCCAGGCAGTATAGCTGGATTCACTGTAATCATTTTGATGATGGGGATACTTCTTTCCTGGTAGCCATTGCGACAATTCCACTGGGTCCCTTCAAATTTACAGGATTCCTCGGTTTTTTCTCTTGGAATGGAGTGCATCGTGTTTTCGGAACCTGGAACCGCTGGAAAGTTAAGGATATTAGTTTTGGTGATACCCTGAATGGAAGAATAGAACTTAAGGGTGGGGATGAGTCCATTGTCTGCAGAGTTGAAGGCAAACCGGGTGGGGCTTTGAAGGCTCCGGAGCATGGTGCCATGAGCAAGGTTATTAAGGAGAGTATCAACTCTGTTATTTATCTTGAGTACCATGATGCCAGCGGGGGGATACACGAGTTCAGGGGGACTCCTGCTGCTTTTGAGCGGCGAGACTGA